GAGCTGGGCCGCAGTGACCGGGAACTGATCGGGGTGCTGGCGCACGAGGCGGGGCACGTCACGCAGCGGCACGGACTGGCCAGCGTGTACCAGGCGCTGGGCCTGGGCCTGATCGTCACAGCCCTGACCGGGGACGTGGTCAGCGCGTCCACGTTCGCGGCGGCGGTGCCGGTCGCGCTGGTGCAGGGCGGGTACTCGCGGGCCGCCGAGACGCAGTCCGACCGGATCGCCGCCCGCTACCTGCTGGAGCGGTACGGCACCACCCGGCCCCTTCAGACGATCCTGGCCCGCCTGGAGTCGGCCCAGGGAGGTGCGGGCGGCCTGCCGGACCTGCTGAACACCCACCCCGGCACGGACGCCCGTATCGAGCACCTGCGGCGGCTGGAGGACGCGGCCCGCTGACCCGGCGGGCACAGACGCGGCACACACAGACAGCCCGGCACAGATGGACAGCGCCTCATGCACTACGCTCTGGGGCGTGAAGTTCACGGTTCTGTCCACCAGTCTCGACCCGGAAAGCCGCAGCGCGTGGCTGTGCACCCTGGCCGCCGCGCAGTTGCGGGCGCAGGGACACGAGGTCACGTTCCTCGACCTGCGGACCGATCCGCTCCCGCCCTTCGACAACGTGCAGGGAGCCGGGGGCTGTTACGACCACCCGAACGCCGCGCGGTACCACGCGGCCGTGGCGGGCGCGGACGGCGTGTTCCTGGGCGTGCCCGTGTACAACTGGGGCCTGGGGTCCGGAGCGAAAGCCCTGGTGGAACTGACGGGCAGCAGCGACGAGGCGCGCGGCCTGCACGGCGCGTGGTTCGACCGGCCCGTCACGTTCCTGGTGTCCGGCGGGCTGGACCACGGGTACCTGAGTC
The DNA window shown above is from Deinococcus sp. LM3 and carries:
- a CDS encoding NADPH-dependent FMN reductase gives rise to the protein MKFTVLSTSLDPESRSAWLCTLAAAQLRAQGHEVTFLDLRTDPLPPFDNVQGAGGCYDHPNAARYHAAVAGADGVFLGVPVYNWGLGSGAKALVELTGSSDEARGLHGAWFDRPVTFLVSGGLDHGYLSHGAFAFGLMVDFRCVVNPHFVYATSAHWDAPGVPGEWLRGRLARTVDRGVDLSQRLAGRDYASVWEL